The genomic segment TTCGTATCAAGCTCATACTGAGCCACGTCGCCACTACCCTTGAAGTATGGTTGACCTATGTTTAAGTTAGGGTACATGCTCTTCATTATGTTTAGTAAATCAGTGAAGGCGAACTTCAATGTTCCAGCGGCACCAACTACGAAGGGTTGGCTAAGTGATGAAGCATAGGTTGCAGTAACCGTTACTGGTGAAGTGGTCGTTGTTGTAACTGTTATTGTTGAGGTTAACGTCGTGGTTACTTTACTTACATGTGTTGAGGCGACTCCATATCCAGCGGCAATACCCACTATTAAAGCCACAACTACGGCTGTGGCTAGTATTGAGTTTGATGCCATGCGTTATCCGTAAAATAATAATGCTTAAAAATTTTACCCTATGAAATCAACAGCAAATACATCTTCTCCCTAATACTCCTCGGTGCATTACTCCAAACAATGTTATATATTGATGATAGTACCTGCGCCTCAAGGTCCCTTAAGTGAACCATAGCCAATGCCGAGGCTGGGGAAAACTCAGTACCCATGTTAAGTATGGTTGAGGCGAATCTCCTATATGTTGTGAAGTAGGATACGTGAAGATACCTTACCACGTCGCTTAACTCATTGAATCCACTAGACAGTATACGCGACACTATTGGGTCACCTGCAAGGTACTCAAGTATCCTAGGTGTATCCTCCTGAAGCCTTCTCTCTAACTCAACCCCAATCCCACTCGATATCATTAAGGCCCTACTCACCTGTACCGGTAGGTTCCAGAGCTTGCTCCTTAAGGCTACATTAATGTTGAAGAAATCAACCATGAAGCTGGACACTTGCGGTATTGGATCAGCAGCCTTCAGGAGGGGTTCAAGCCAGGACCTGTCCAGCATCGTCTCAAAGATAACCTCATCGAAGCCTGGGTTATTCCTAGCTATGTCCATTGCCTTAAGCAAGTATTCATGAGACTGATGCCTCAATGCGGCTAGGCGACTGGCTAATTCATCCACGTTACTTGCATTCAATAGATCCACTAGGATGAATCTCCGACCTAATGCATCCTCAAAATACCACCTAATCACCTTTTCAGCCCTCTCGCGGCTGAATTGGCCAGATACCATTAACCTAACCACAGCCTTAATGTTCTCTATCTCGTACTTGAGTAGGTAAGTCTTCAAGGCATCCTTAACCTCAACAGGCATTGTGGATGCCATACCCCATAACTCATTAACGACTAATCCCTGTATTAATTCAGAAGCCACCTCAGGTGGTGTTTCCCTAGTTATCTTA from the Caldivirga maquilingensis IC-167 genome contains:
- a CDS encoding V-type ATPase subunit, giving the protein MWVVRNPYIGPRVRGVKARLISMDQLRNMIFSTSVDDFLSLLAQTSYRGIADKITRETPPEVASELIQGLVVNELWGMASTMPVEVKDALKTYLLKYEIENIKAVVRLMVSGQFSRERAEKVIRWYFEDALGRRFILVDLLNASNVDELASRLAALRHQSHEYLLKAMDIARNNPGFDEVIFETMLDRSWLEPLLKAADPIPQVSSFMVDFFNINVALRSKLWNLPVQVSRALMISSGIGVELERRLQEDTPRILEYLAGDPIVSRILSSGFNELSDVVRYLHVSYFTTYRRFASTILNMGTEFSPASALAMVHLRDLEAQVLSSIYNIVWSNAPRSIREKMYLLLIS